GTCGAGAGAGATCCGGTTCAGGAAACACATCTTTGGCTTGGATTCATTCTTGGCTTAATCATTATTGTGGTACAATCATCTATCTTATCGCATGCATCTGTCCCTCCCGCGTCTATTTGCTGACTACCAGCGCAAGGAAGAAGAAAAGCAGTATGGCAAGATCCAGAATAATGATGATTACTTGCTCAGTCCCGGACCCGAAGACAAGTGCGAGTTCATCTAGCTCTCTTATCAGGGCCTGGACAGCGAAAAATCCGAAAGCGACTGAGACGAAGAGCAACCTTCTCAGATTCGTCCTTCGGTATGCCATTAGAGAAATTGCCAGAAGCGTGATGGCGAAAAGTGCGACGACTAGGTTTAGCGATTCATACAGCTCGACTTCGTTGATATCTAAGAGGAGGAAGAAAGGTACCACTCGCCATCAGTACTCCTTTCCTTCGTCGCCCGAGAGCGCGAGAACCATGTCCGCAAGCCTACTGGACCATTTCTCCCACGCGCTTGGGTGATAGTTCTCCATGAAGATCAATATCTCAGCCGTGTTGCCCAGGACCTGATAGGCCACAGTCCTGCCCTTTTGTTCCTTTTGCAATATTCCTAACTCTACGAGCCTCTTTATGTGCCAAGAAATCGTGGGCTGGGAGACCTGCAAAATCAGGGCTAGCTCTTCTTGGCTCGTATTCGGGTTTTGTATGACGTTAAGCAAGACTTCTCTCGCGGTCTCCTGTGAGAGGACGCCGAGGAGCTTCTTCTGCGTCTCTCCGAACAGATCGCTCGGGTAGAAGAGCTTGTACAGTCCACGTCTCGAGGAGTTGACCCTACCCTGGTTCTCGAGCTTGTACAGGTGGTACTGGACGTCACCCGTGGCAAGGCCCAGTTCCCGCCCTATCTTCCTGAGGTGTATCCCAGGGTGCGTCTTGATGTAATCGTAAACCTTGCTCTGTGTGGTCTGAGGAGGGGTCGTGCGTTCAGGCCTGTAGGAGCGACCCTCCCCTTCCTCGTCGCCCTGGGCCAACGACTGGCGCCTTGTATCCAAGATAAGCAATGGGAGCAATTTGGGTTGCGGCCATCTTTAAGCCTGTTTTTGTGGAAATCACGACGCTCGGCAAGGAGCCTTGGTCATGGAGAGGCGCCCTGGCCGGGAGTTTCGTCAATAGATTTCGAACCCGGGTCGCCGCCGCTCTGCCTGGCGTTTGCCGTTGACAGGGCAGCATACTGACCTCTATACTACCAGGGCGTCGGTGCACCCCGCTTCTCCTCAGTTATTTAATCTCGAAGGCGTCGACGGCGTTCGGGCCTCAGATCTTCGTGAAGAAGTTCTCCGGGTGGTCGAGGGGCTTCGCGGGGTGCTTGTGGTGGCTTCCGCACCTGCCCAGGTGCCGCCTGTACTTCTTTTCGCTGATCAGCTTGCCGCACTTCGGACAGATGGGCATCGTGTTAACGATCCTGCCAGAGTCTCATTGGAGACAGGTCCCTCATGACCTTTTTCGCTGCGGACACGTCTAGCGGAAGAATTGGAGGTCGCGGCGACCCACAGTCGATTCCCCTCTTGCGAAGGACTTCGTAGTAGGCGGGTATTGGACCTGCCGAGGTCGCATCCTTGATTTTCAATAGGACCCAATGGGCTGCAAGAGCTGCCTGGTAGTCTCCTTCTCGTTGGGCGACCACGAGGGCTTTCATCGCCTCCGGAAAGGCGTTCGCTCCTCCCGAAACAAGACCGGCTGCGCCTATCATCAAAGCGAACAGGGCGTATTCCTCGGTTCCGTTCATTACCGTGAAGCCCTCCGGGACAGATTCGATGATCTCCTGCAGTTGCAGGAAATCCCGGGAGGAATCCTTGATTCCAGAGATTGTGCCTGTCTTGGCCATGGAGGAAACTACTGAAGGCCTGAGGTTGTTCCCTGTGAACTGTGGGATGTTGTAGGCGAACAACGGAATGCCGATTGACCTCGATATGGCTTCGAAGTGCTTGACCGTCGCGTTCTCTCCCGGTTTGTAGTAATATGGGGTCAGGCTTGCCACTGCGTCGGCTCCTATCCTTTCAGCGTGCTTGGCGAGTGCGACCGTCGAAGCAGTGTCGGCGGAGCCCACTTGGACGATGACCGGGACCTTTCCGGATGCTTCCTTGACTACGGTCTCGGCCACCTGTTTCCTTTCATCCACGTTGAGCATGGGCCCCAGTCCTGTAGTGCCACATGGGTAGAGGCCGTCCACTCCTTTGTCAATCTGGAAGCGCACCAGGCGCGCCAGCGCGCGGCCATCGACACCGCCATTCTGGTCGAACGGGGTGAGAAGAGCGGTGACAAGGCCTCCTACCTTCTTCTGTCCTCTCAAAGTGTCTCTGGTCATTGGCCAGGGACTGGAAACTTAGGTGTTTCTGGCGCCAAGCAGTTCTGGGGCGACACCTTCGGCATGGTCACTGACAAGTTCGGTGTCCACTGGATGGTCAACGTCACCGCTCAGCCTCAAGGGTAGTCGACGTCTAGAAAGGACCTTAGACCGCGTATCCTCGGCTCTGGAAGAACTTTCCCGCCGCCATCCGCTCATCCCGCTTGAATCGCTTGAAGTCCCCGCGAATCATTCCAGGCATGTGTTGGGCGAGTAGTTTCTGCGAGACCGTCTGGTAGAATTCCTTGCAGACTGCTATGCCCCTGAGGACTTCGGCATCGTCGGAATAGACTCCATCCTCCTCCATCTCATATCCCATTGCTGCCAGTCTTGCGATAAGATTCGAGAAATTGCTGCCTGGGTCACGGATGGCAGAGATCCTCGCTTCCGAAAGGGTGATCGTTTCTGGTCTTGACTCCCGGATGAATCGGACCACGCTGGACATGGACTGGAGCACCCCAGGCCCGGCCCCCCTGATCTGGGTGTAGCACTCTTTCTGCATCTCCTGGATGTAGTCCACGTCCAGGTCGAGGACCCAAGGTCCGGCCTTGAGGCCGAGTGCAAGGCCCGACAGAGGTCTTGGGGGGCTTTCGTAGAGCTCGATTCCCAGGGTACGCTCCAGGAATTCGGCTACCGAAGCGATGGATTCTCTCTGATCACCCAGTCTAAGCGACGCGGGAAGTCTTGATTCTACGTCCGCGGCATGCCTCGCGAGCATCAGATGAGGTATTGCGATGATGAACCTAGGCTGGAACCTATTCGTCTGCGTCCTTCGTTTCGGAATCCGAGGGCCTTCCGGGATTCTTCGGAAGGCTGTATGTGCACCCGTCCGGGCAGCGATGGACCTGAGCTTCTTGGGGTATAGCTTCTCGTCTCCTCCTAGAGAGACGTCGAGGTGCGAGTCCAGGCTGACAATCGTGTCGACAGGGTGTCCGAGCTTCTTTATTGTAGCTGGGACTTGTGAATGTATGCTGTGGATGATTGCTCGCATCTTCCGTTGCCTCGCTTATTTGCTCGAATGCTGGTATAACGGTTCCGTCGGTCAGAGGACGGAAGGGCGTAGATAGGGTGCTCACAGATCGGTCTTGAACAGCTCAATCCAGATTCCGTTCGGGTCCTCGACATAGGCCCACCTGCTCTTCTCAGTCTTGATGTCGTCCCTCAGCCTGTAGCCAAGCTTCTTGGCCCTTTTCAGCGCCTTGTCAAGGTCCTTCACGCCGAACGCAAGGTGGTCCAGCCCTTCTCCCACGACGTACTTTGTGTTGAACGGACTGTCGGCGTCGTAGTGGTTTAGCTCAATGCCGACCTTCATTTCTTCGGACTCCAGGTAGGCGATGTCTCCCTTTGACACCTCGATTCTGGTATGGCCTTTGTCCTTCATCCCAAGGAACCGCGTGTAGAAGTCTAGGGATTTCCTCATGCTCTTCACCCTGATTCCGACGTAGGTGAACTTGGACTTCAAGGCAGGTCGGAGAGGTCGTCCATCCTAATAAGCGAAGAAGGCACCCGTAGCC
This is a stretch of genomic DNA from Nitrososphaerota archaeon. It encodes these proteins:
- a CDS encoding winged helix-turn-helix transcriptional regulator, whose translation is MAQGDEEGEGRSYRPERTTPPQTTQSKVYDYIKTHPGIHLRKIGRELGLATGDVQYHLYKLENQGRVNSSRRGLYKLFYPSDLFGETQKKLLGVLSQETAREVLLNVIQNPNTSQEELALILQVSQPTISWHIKRLVELGILQKEQKGRTVAYQVLGNTAEILIFMENYHPSAWEKWSSRLADMVLALSGDEGKEY
- the dapA gene encoding 4-hydroxy-tetrahydrodipicolinate synthase, translated to MTRDTLRGQKKVGGLVTALLTPFDQNGGVDGRALARLVRFQIDKGVDGLYPCGTTGLGPMLNVDERKQVAETVVKEASGKVPVIVQVGSADTASTVALAKHAERIGADAVASLTPYYYKPGENATVKHFEAISRSIGIPLFAYNIPQFTGNNLRPSVVSSMAKTGTISGIKDSSRDFLQLQEIIESVPEGFTVMNGTEEYALFALMIGAAGLVSGGANAFPEAMKALVVAQREGDYQAALAAHWVLLKIKDATSAGPIPAYYEVLRKRGIDCGSPRPPILPLDVSAAKKVMRDLSPMRLWQDR
- a CDS encoding VOC family protein — translated: MKSKFTYVGIRVKSMRKSLDFYTRFLGMKDKGHTRIEVSKGDIAYLESEEMKVGIELNHYDADSPFNTKYVVGEGLDHLAFGVKDLDKALKRAKKLGYRLRDDIKTEKSRWAYVEDPNGIWIELFKTDL